Proteins encoded in a region of the Prinia subflava isolate CZ2003 ecotype Zambia chromosome 24, Cam_Psub_1.2, whole genome shotgun sequence genome:
- the CDCA8 gene encoding borealin produces MAPGRRKGGPGARGRKLAAFLKDFDREVNRRLERLRADGECLVKEVENLYDMAILRLPLELRQMNWFEYYAKQGSGKTLEEVAMADLEIAEIDKLTAGVINGPFDIVKKVDKCKRNVEAIEEAEPSSLPLPKKSRVDSQCPPETEAENVNPRTAKVKVSAKKPPVARRPPSARVKRMSKRASKNSFITPATGKMVDLCARGGTSMITPRFDSRVFKTPGLRTPALNERVYTISANGSPLADSGDAVLTLPLGGGESIRLTAKDLTKKNFLQLNPKARGLMKKLSVCLAQACNEAKIPLDGSQ; encoded by the exons ATGGCGCCCGGCAGGAGGAagggcggccccggcgcccgCGGCAGGAAACTCGCGGCGTTCCTCAAGGACTTCGACCGCGAGG TGAACCGGCGGCTGGAGCGGCTGAGGGCGGACGGGGAGTGCCTGGTGAAGGAGGTGGAGAACCTGTACGACATGGCCATCCTGCggctgcccctggagctccGCCAGATGAACTGGTTCGAGTACTACG CTAAACAAGGCAGTGGAAAGACGCTGGAGGAGGTGGCTATG GCAGACTTGGAGATAGCAGAAATAGACAAGCTGACAGCAGGAGTTATCAATGGCCCCTTTGACATTGTCAAGAAAG TGGATAAATGCAAAAGGAATGTTGAAGCCATTGAGGAAGCAGAGCCTTCATCACTTCCTCTGCCAAAGAAATCCAGAGTTGACAGCCAGTGTCCTCCAGAGACAGAGGCTGAGAACGTGAATCCAAGAACTGCCAAG GTGAAGGTATCTGCCAAAAAACCACCCGTGGCCAGAAGACCCCCCTCGGCGAGAGTGAAGCGCATGAGCAAGAG AGCGAGCAAAAACAGCTTCATCACTCCAGCTACTGGAAAAATGGTTGATCTCTGTGCTCGGGGAGGCACCTCCATGATCACACCCAGATTCGATTCCAG GGTGTTCAAGACGCCGGGGCTGCGCACGCCGGCGCTCAACGAGCGCGTTTACACCATCTCTGCCAACGGCAGCCCCCTGGCCGACAGCGGGGACGCCGtcctcaccctgcccctcgGAGGGGGAGAG AGCATACGTTTGACAGCAAAGGATTTGACCAAGAAGAATTTTCTTCAGCTGAACCCCAAGGCCCGAGGGCTCATGAAGAAGCTGTCA GTTTGTCTTGCACAGGCTTGCAACGAGGCAAAAATACCTCTAGATGGAAGTCAGTGA
- the AIRIM gene encoding AFG2-interacting ribosome maturation factor has translation MAAVAAMAAALRGWAEAAARADEAARAALAASAPLLGALAALAAQMRAVRRLRWDATPLGAFPELRARLWRKQRGAAEALLEQLGGRREELRAVRDAVGAAGAAVLRLYEERGPAELGLAAALRRGPRCPSLADVLEGLQDVERCYRHLYLESKLLLQRLSLDSLADVEALPQAWERILERYKGDGVVQDTLLKVSLFVENHREVSCSPGS, from the exons atggcggcggtggcggcgatggcggcggcgctgcggggctgggccgaggcggcggcgcgggcggacGAGGCGGCGCGGGCGGCTCTGGCGGCCTCGGCCCCGCTGCTGGGCGCGCTGGCCGCGCTGGCCGCGCAGATGCGGGCGGTGCGGAGGCTGCGGTGGGACGCGACGCCGCTGGGCGCCTTCCCGGAGCTGCGGGCGCGGCTGTGGCGGAAGCAGCGCGGCGCGGCCGAGgcgctgctggagcagctgggcgGTCGGCG GGAGGAGCTGCGGGCCGTGCGGGACGCCGTGGGCGCCGCCGGTGCCGCCGTGCTGCGGCTGTACGAGGAGCGCGGCCCGGCCGAGCTGGGGCTGGCGGCGGCTCTGCGGCGCGGCCCGCGCTGCCCCTCGCTGGCCGACGTgttggaggggctgcaggacgTGGAACGCTGCTACCGGCACCT GTACTTGGAGAGCAAACTGCTCCTGCAGCGCCTCAGCTTGGACAGCCTGGCGGACGTGGAAGCGCTCCCACAGGCCTGGGAGAGGATTTTGGAGCGCTACAAGGGAGATGGCGTCGTTCAAG ATACGCTCCTGAAGGTGTCGCTGTTTGTGGAGAACCATCGGGAGGTGAGCTGCTCACCTGGCTCCtga